From Candidatus Eremiobacterota bacterium, the proteins below share one genomic window:
- a CDS encoding response regulator, whose translation MDSRVIMVVDDHVEERMMLRYILEAEGYRVLEVQDEETVVDLVQFHQPDLIVMDRNMPRKSGLEISQELKGKISASQIPIIMVTAADKLDDKVQAFEEGVDDYICKPYEPRELLARIKAMLRSSKGAIDRNPTTLLPGASALEEEICRRLGRNDLFAICHADLDNFKPYADSHGFSLANDVIKMVGRAISEQGDRYAAQGVFVAHVGGDDFIVISPPGLYQAIGSSIIGEFEREIVKYFSPEELSRGGYRAKSRAGEEMQFPLMTISIGVITTGHRRYLNSTELGVELSTAKRKAKTLKKSNIFLWDPSGQAVS comes from the coding sequence ATGGACAGCAGAGTAATTATGGTCGTTGATGATCACGTGGAAGAGCGGATGATGCTCCGTTATATTCTTGAAGCCGAGGGATACCGTGTCCTGGAGGTCCAGGATGAGGAGACTGTCGTGGACCTTGTACAGTTTCACCAGCCTGATCTTATCGTCATGGACCGGAACATGCCGCGCAAGAGCGGCCTGGAGATCAGCCAGGAGCTCAAGGGAAAGATAAGCGCCTCCCAGATTCCCATCATCATGGTGACTGCTGCAGACAAGCTTGATGACAAGGTGCAGGCTTTCGAGGAAGGCGTTGATGACTATATCTGCAAGCCATACGAGCCGAGAGAGCTGCTGGCCCGCATCAAGGCGATGCTCCGTTCCTCAAAAGGGGCCATTGACAGGAATCCCACCACGCTTCTCCCCGGCGCCTCGGCCCTCGAGGAGGAGATCTGCCGGCGCCTCGGAAGAAACGACCTTTTTGCCATCTGCCATGCCGATCTTGACAATTTCAAGCCTTATGCTGATTCTCACGGCTTTTCCCTCGCCAACGACGTGATAAAAATGGTGGGAAGGGCCATCTCGGAGCAGGGTGACCGTTATGCCGCCCAGGGGGTCTTTGTCGCCCACGTGGGAGGCGATGACTTTATCGTCATCTCGCCTCCCGGGCTTTACCAGGCCATCGGGTCTTCCATAATCGGCGAATTTGAGAGGGAGATTGTGAAATATTTCTCCCCCGAGGAGCTCAGCAGGGGGGGGTACAGGGCAAAGAGCAGGGCCGGTGAAGAGATGCAGTTCCCTCTGATGACTATCTCCATAGGGGTAATCACCACCGGGCACCGGCGCTACCTGAACTCCACCGAGCTAGGCGTTGAGCTCAGCACCGCCAAGCGCAAGGCAAAAACACTCAAAAAGAGCAATATCTTTCTCTGGGATCCTTCAGGCCAGGCGGTCTCATGA
- a CDS encoding tetratricopeptide repeat protein, which yields METKKEGLQVHVGRRFSFLVEPSFAQLMFKRKIEALIRVFRLLKGFAPQAPAILLDESLDNDAYVILFQGFKVSGGKVPHGHWAVVGEPESLAALDGEELYESFTGAPCKWVPLKGGPPRHEGCLSFSGSELIALDIYQALEGCAPLLVEKAHLPIWMEHPACLALRADLGELPDEEYFLALFQKLLLMEVPPLSAPAVFAAIGECRQPERGNPALVAEGVRKKMYREILKKSHSRRSPSVPLALREELLAPLASLVKSMEKEHSLFADKRVQPFLLALGEMLYEPITRRARPLLLCPPGMRSLVEVLVKGVFPEATVLASGEWEKPGRDDRHSDLEAFKWSKARLSLFLKHRLSGHHGYKVAPLWPGYFWLAAARGLFSQAEGREKEAMGYFEEARGENDGFFLSHHLLGDCYLSRGAQDKVLRSFGKARECSDFYPDMLLEWGKEIFSGGDAYRAHHVYDAILAIDRGNTGALASLGELFMENGRMPRAVKILKEALSRSPYDIRPRRVLGELFLSRGDYDSAEECFKEALSLDAGDAWSRFGLGMVCYHRGKWREAEWEFLRALQGSPSLPVISFRLGWLYFESGDFERAEQRLLRALEQAPGNGEFMMALGILNFEWKRYDKAARYLREASTLEPGNSKTRELLARSLIKCGSLDEALEEYDKLMFIAPGEGRYAHGKAVLLQEMGRGDEAHGLLEEAVRKSPQWAPAYGSLGWSWCEKSEMRRAERFFLQGLSIEGGEPLCLYGIGSLRYFQDRIDEAERFLKACLKSAPHSDGALFLLGKCSRRRGQTRKALSFMEKALALKPGNVSYRMEAAALLREEGSHREALALIEEGLVIFPDERNLLLSAAQVCRKLGLGAEGEKLLHRGLELFPGECDFYVELMLLYEEEGNFRRLSRLDEKIREHISGTWTGRALHAFVLMAGGECREALALSLGLLAGAGEDTRRTLLHSYLAALSYLLKDFPGSWHYVKKAEEERGEEILRDSFVGELYEIMGKGHLFEKRCLKYLDGHYCDTKVMKSLGEYYLMKGEWEKASPLLRKVYRLEPRLSRIHHLAGELFLRHGKYRKAESVFQAAIKAFPFSPDHYMSLGQLYYDMGRLEEGLIAVTRAVELAPPAVASFYRFCLAVHRQAAEEAVERYGSLNDAMRESTQALQYLASSLMEMERYEEALEAMERGKLGLVDRYLKGEWYYARALIYWLRGSLKEARKSLRKAQALSLGVGNALLSRGFLLYLEGASYEAEEAVKQVVNSRPAFVEAYFLLGLIAQQAGDKRKASRWYGKAIQIAPGNRRFCRSLESISPRVRRHEKEGVKCAP from the coding sequence ATGGAAACAAAGAAAGAAGGCCTTCAGGTACATGTGGGCCGCCGATTCTCTTTTCTTGTCGAACCCTCCTTTGCCCAGCTTATGTTTAAAAGAAAGATAGAAGCCCTTATCAGGGTCTTCAGGCTGCTGAAGGGTTTTGCCCCTCAGGCCCCCGCCATACTTCTCGATGAATCCCTGGATAATGATGCCTACGTGATTTTATTTCAGGGCTTCAAGGTGAGCGGCGGGAAGGTGCCTCATGGCCATTGGGCAGTGGTAGGTGAGCCTGAGAGTCTCGCCGCTCTTGACGGCGAGGAGCTTTACGAGTCCTTCACCGGAGCTCCCTGCAAGTGGGTGCCCCTCAAAGGCGGCCCTCCCCGTCATGAGGGCTGCCTCTCCTTCAGCGGCAGTGAGCTTATCGCCCTTGACATTTATCAGGCTCTCGAGGGCTGCGCCCCCCTGCTTGTGGAGAAGGCCCATCTCCCGATTTGGATGGAACATCCTGCCTGCCTTGCCCTGAGGGCTGATCTTGGTGAGCTTCCCGATGAGGAGTATTTCCTTGCACTATTTCAGAAGCTTCTGCTCATGGAAGTGCCGCCTCTCTCCGCCCCTGCAGTTTTTGCCGCCATCGGGGAGTGCAGGCAGCCTGAAAGGGGGAATCCCGCCCTTGTGGCGGAGGGCGTCAGGAAGAAGATGTACCGTGAGATTTTGAAAAAATCTCATTCCCGCAGGAGCCCTTCAGTTCCGCTGGCGCTCCGGGAAGAGCTTCTGGCCCCCCTCGCCTCCCTGGTCAAAAGCATGGAGAAAGAGCATTCGCTTTTTGCTGACAAGCGTGTGCAGCCTTTTCTTCTTGCCCTTGGGGAGATGCTCTATGAGCCAATAACCCGCAGGGCCCGTCCTTTACTGCTATGCCCGCCGGGCATGCGCTCTCTTGTTGAGGTTCTTGTGAAGGGCGTCTTTCCCGAAGCCACGGTCCTGGCTTCAGGTGAATGGGAGAAGCCCGGGCGGGATGACCGCCATTCCGACCTGGAGGCTTTCAAGTGGAGCAAAGCCCGCCTGTCCCTTTTTCTCAAGCATCGTCTTTCCGGCCATCACGGCTACAAGGTGGCGCCCCTGTGGCCCGGGTATTTCTGGCTTGCCGCAGCCCGGGGGCTTTTCTCCCAGGCTGAAGGAAGGGAAAAGGAGGCCATGGGGTATTTTGAAGAAGCCCGCGGCGAAAACGACGGATTTTTCCTCTCCCATCACCTGCTCGGTGACTGCTACCTCAGCAGGGGAGCTCAGGACAAGGTCCTCCGGAGCTTCGGGAAGGCCCGGGAATGCAGTGATTTTTACCCTGACATGCTGCTGGAGTGGGGGAAGGAGATTTTCAGCGGGGGTGATGCCTACAGGGCACACCATGTCTATGATGCCATCCTTGCCATTGACAGAGGCAACACCGGTGCTCTCGCGAGTCTTGGGGAGCTTTTCATGGAAAACGGAAGGATGCCGAGGGCCGTCAAGATCCTCAAGGAAGCCCTCTCGCGCTCACCTTACGATATAAGGCCCCGAAGGGTTCTTGGCGAGCTTTTTCTCTCGCGGGGCGACTATGACAGTGCCGAAGAGTGTTTCAAAGAGGCCCTTTCCCTCGATGCCGGCGATGCCTGGTCCCGGTTCGGCCTGGGAATGGTCTGCTACCACAGGGGCAAATGGCGTGAAGCAGAGTGGGAATTCCTGAGAGCTCTCCAGGGGAGCCCCTCTCTTCCCGTGATCTCTTTCAGGCTTGGGTGGCTTTATTTCGAGTCGGGCGACTTTGAAAGGGCAGAGCAGAGGCTCCTGAGAGCCCTTGAGCAAGCCCCCGGGAATGGCGAATTCATGATGGCCCTGGGGATTCTCAACTTTGAATGGAAGCGCTACGACAAGGCGGCACGGTATTTAAGGGAGGCGAGCACCCTTGAGCCCGGGAACAGCAAGACCCGTGAGCTTCTGGCGCGGTCCCTCATAAAATGCGGGAGCCTCGATGAAGCGCTTGAGGAATATGACAAGCTCATGTTCATCGCCCCGGGCGAGGGGCGCTATGCCCATGGGAAGGCGGTCCTTCTCCAGGAGATGGGAAGGGGCGATGAGGCCCACGGGCTTCTCGAGGAGGCAGTGAGAAAGTCGCCGCAGTGGGCCCCGGCCTATGGATCACTGGGATGGTCATGGTGCGAGAAAAGCGAGATGAGAAGGGCTGAAAGGTTCTTTCTCCAGGGGCTCTCCATAGAGGGAGGTGAGCCCCTCTGCCTTTACGGCATCGGGAGCCTCCGGTATTTTCAGGACCGCATTGATGAGGCGGAAAGGTTTCTGAAGGCCTGCCTGAAAAGTGCTCCCCACTCCGATGGTGCCCTCTTTCTCCTCGGGAAATGCAGCAGGCGCAGGGGACAGACCAGGAAAGCCCTCAGCTTCATGGAAAAGGCCCTTGCCCTCAAGCCCGGAAATGTCTCCTACCGTATGGAAGCGGCGGCTCTCCTCAGGGAGGAAGGGTCGCACCGCGAAGCCCTCGCACTCATTGAGGAAGGCCTTGTCATCTTCCCCGATGAGCGTAATCTGCTTCTCTCCGCGGCGCAGGTATGCCGGAAGCTTGGCCTTGGCGCCGAAGGCGAGAAACTCCTCCACAGGGGGCTGGAGCTTTTCCCCGGTGAGTGCGATTTTTACGTGGAGCTCATGCTCCTCTATGAAGAGGAGGGCAATTTCAGGCGCCTGAGCCGCCTTGATGAAAAAATAAGGGAGCATATCTCAGGAACCTGGACAGGGAGAGCCCTCCATGCTTTCGTGCTGATGGCAGGTGGTGAGTGCAGGGAGGCACTGGCGCTCTCCCTTGGGCTTCTTGCGGGGGCAGGGGAGGACACCAGGAGAACGCTCCTCCACTCCTACCTTGCCGCACTCTCGTATCTCTTGAAGGACTTCCCCGGGTCCTGGCATTATGTGAAAAAGGCTGAAGAGGAGAGAGGAGAGGAAATCCTGAGGGACTCCTTTGTGGGCGAGCTTTACGAGATAATGGGGAAAGGCCATCTCTTTGAGAAGCGCTGCCTTAAATATCTTGACGGGCACTACTGCGACACCAAGGTGATGAAGAGCCTTGGCGAGTACTACCTGATGAAGGGCGAATGGGAGAAAGCTTCTCCCCTCCTCAGGAAGGTCTACCGCCTCGAACCCCGGCTTTCAAGAATTCACCACCTTGCAGGCGAGCTTTTCCTCCGCCATGGAAAGTATCGCAAGGCTGAAAGCGTTTTCCAGGCAGCCATCAAGGCCTTTCCGTTCTCTCCCGACCATTACATGAGCCTGGGACAGCTCTACTATGACATGGGGAGGCTTGAGGAGGGCCTTATCGCCGTAACCCGCGCAGTGGAGCTTGCTCCCCCGGCGGTGGCCTCCTTCTACCGGTTCTGTCTTGCCGTGCACCGGCAGGCAGCGGAGGAGGCGGTAGAGCGCTACGGCAGCCTCAATGATGCCATGCGCGAAAGCACCCAGGCGCTCCAGTACCTGGCTTCATCACTTATGGAGATGGAACGGTACGAAGAGGCCCTTGAGGCGATGGAGAGAGGAAAATTGGGGCTTGTGGACCGCTACCTCAAAGGCGAGTGGTATTATGCCCGGGCCCTCATTTACTGGCTCCGCGGCAGCCTGAAGGAGGCCAGGAAATCACTCCGCAAGGCGCAGGCGCTCTCTCTTGGCGTGGGAAACGCTTTGCTTTCCCGGGGATTTCTGCTCTATCTTGAAGGTGCATCTTACGAAGCGGAAGAGGCGGTGAAGCAGGTGGTGAACTCGCGGCCTGCCTTTGTGGAGGCATATTTCCTGCTGGGCCTCATAGCCCAGCAGGCGGGTGATAAGAGGAAAGCAAGTCGCTGGTATGGAAAAGCTATACAAATCGCCCCGGGAAACAGGCGCTTCTGCAGATCGCTTGAAAGCATCTCCCCGCGGGTCCGGCGGCATGAAAAGGAAGGAGTGAAGTGCGCCCCATGA
- a CDS encoding serine/threonine-protein kinase gives MMNIDRKVWVLQGYYQMVKILEELDYSTVYLARDVEKGTEEFAIKEVMLHHESEESLKKGLKHFEKIMFNYMDIFYPYLANILDFFYEDGYEYIVMRFVPGRRLQEIIDVRNEPFSAADVTDIGIMIASALHYLHSKQPPIFFADLFPSNIIITPKGGLELTDYGLGKILARRPPGMPLRGTKAYAPPEQYGSRAVVNAATDVYAMGVVLHQLASGHRPSEFEGRLPPVRELNPAVDERLDQIITQATEPSRSARTASAKQVLRELSALKGGSPLEEETPTGKSQMKLWLSRILSRRKFEM, from the coding sequence ATGATGAACATTGACAGGAAAGTCTGGGTGCTCCAGGGATATTACCAGATGGTGAAGATTCTGGAGGAGCTCGATTACAGCACGGTATATCTCGCAAGAGACGTGGAAAAGGGCACCGAGGAATTCGCCATCAAGGAAGTGATGCTCCATCACGAGTCAGAGGAGAGCCTTAAAAAGGGCCTCAAGCATTTCGAAAAGATCATGTTCAACTACATGGACATTTTCTATCCTTACCTTGCAAATATCCTGGACTTCTTTTATGAAGACGGCTACGAGTACATCGTGATGCGTTTCGTGCCAGGAAGACGTCTCCAGGAAATTATTGACGTGAGGAATGAGCCTTTCAGTGCCGCCGATGTGACCGACATAGGCATCATGATTGCCAGTGCCCTCCATTACCTTCATTCAAAACAGCCTCCCATATTTTTTGCCGACCTTTTCCCCTCAAACATCATTATCACGCCCAAGGGGGGACTGGAGCTCACTGATTACGGCCTGGGCAAGATACTTGCGAGGAGGCCTCCGGGCATGCCCCTCCGCGGAACGAAGGCCTATGCCCCGCCGGAACAGTACGGCTCAAGGGCGGTAGTCAATGCTGCAACTGATGTGTACGCCATGGGGGTGGTGCTTCACCAGCTGGCATCGGGTCATCGTCCCAGTGAATTTGAAGGGCGCCTCCCCCCGGTGAGGGAATTGAATCCGGCCGTTGATGAGCGGCTTGATCAGATAATCACCCAGGCCACGGAGCCCTCGCGGAGCGCCCGGACCGCATCGGCAAAACAAGTGCTCCGTGAGCTCTCGGCCTTGAAGGGCGGCAGCCCTCTCGAGGAGGAGACGCCGACGGGCAAGTCGCAGATGAAGCTCTGGCTCTCGAGAATACTCAGCAGGAGAAAGTTTGAGATGTAA
- a CDS encoding tetratricopeptide repeat protein, whose amino-acid sequence MSTKYSLLFLLLFICALRIPISAAEEMKSEASPRPPHKEALEEYQKGRDLYREGKLEDAASCYLKAISLDPGFDYAYGSLGYIRYEQGNYQEAEKIYLKALELAPSDSFYHGELALVYHALGKKDKAYQECAKALELEPANYLFHYNLGMMQSLDGKKDDARASFEKALTLCKERKARKMIEEKLGGLKLRSLKAPGHWGLRIPGASSPCRAS is encoded by the coding sequence ATGAGCACAAAATATTCGCTTTTATTCCTTCTCCTCTTCATCTGTGCTCTCAGGATACCCATATCTGCAGCAGAGGAAATGAAAAGCGAAGCATCACCAAGGCCGCCCCACAAGGAGGCTCTCGAGGAGTATCAGAAGGGAAGGGATCTTTACCGCGAGGGAAAACTGGAAGATGCGGCCTCTTGCTACCTGAAGGCCATATCTCTTGATCCCGGGTTTGACTATGCTTATGGAAGCCTGGGGTACATCCGGTATGAACAGGGAAATTATCAGGAGGCTGAGAAGATCTACCTGAAGGCCCTTGAGCTTGCTCCTTCAGATTCTTTTTATCACGGGGAGCTGGCCCTGGTATACCACGCGCTGGGCAAGAAAGATAAAGCCTATCAAGAGTGCGCGAAGGCCCTTGAGCTTGAGCCGGCAAATTATCTCTTCCATTATAACCTGGGCATGATGCAGTCCCTTGACGGGAAGAAAGATGACGCCAGGGCTTCCTTTGAAAAAGCCCTCACCCTCTGCAAAGAAAGGAAAGCCAGAAAAATGATAGAGGAGAAGCTCGGGGGCCTCAAGCTTCGCAGCTTGAAGGCTCCGGGGCATTGGGGTCTTCGAATCCCGGGAGCCTCTTCACCATGCAGAGCGTCGTAA
- a CDS encoding GAF domain-containing protein — protein sequence MHGAEEHERRYKALLGACTCINSTLDLTALLETITRQTMEIMEAEASSLLLVEPGGRYLTFRVAIGEVASMLKDVQIKTGEGIAGTVALSGKPLLIHDARKEPRFFAGVDEQTGFTTKTLLCAPLMTKKRIHGVIEVINKKDEQLFDERDMDFLMAMANQAAIAIENALLYQQISTEKNRVESILKSMSDGVVVVNEQGDVTMMNPSARTIFELDRGDSRHPYASYQKLSFLLNEVRALKKSALFDIVMMKPENTILSNNVTLLKTPEGADEGAVMVLRNITENKDKEIMRSEYLTLLTYKTFAPLENLLLEIDTFSQEIVDAELPLRRLYELEKNVKVIKSFVQKLHYFSELEAGPLRLEKSRYRLNDLIEEAIFLSKEEFEEMKIDAVVADSQGMVHVDGNRIIEAIMLIISFIHSVVPSEDIAVELIEEDDFYEILIRNSLPDDLLPKISNLFASHKLIEELCRLHVGGEGIQLLECAFVKHLLDAHGGTILIEKREEKDIMVINLPRDKGE from the coding sequence ATGCACGGAGCAGAAGAGCACGAACGGAGATACAAAGCTCTCCTGGGGGCTTGTACATGCATCAATTCCACCCTCGACCTCACGGCGCTCCTCGAGACAATTACCAGACAGACCATGGAGATCATGGAGGCTGAGGCATCATCGCTTCTGCTCGTCGAGCCCGGCGGGAGGTACCTGACCTTCAGAGTGGCCATAGGGGAAGTGGCATCAATGCTGAAGGATGTCCAGATAAAGACCGGCGAGGGCATCGCCGGGACTGTGGCCCTCTCGGGGAAGCCCCTTCTTATCCATGATGCCAGGAAAGAGCCCCGCTTCTTCGCCGGCGTCGACGAACAGACAGGCTTTACCACAAAAACGCTCCTTTGCGCACCCCTTATGACCAAAAAGAGGATACATGGCGTCATTGAGGTGATAAACAAGAAGGATGAGCAGCTCTTTGATGAGCGTGACATGGATTTCCTTATGGCCATGGCTAACCAGGCTGCCATAGCCATTGAAAACGCCCTCCTCTACCAGCAGATCTCCACTGAGAAAAACCGCGTTGAGAGCATCCTGAAAAGCATGTCAGACGGCGTGGTAGTCGTCAATGAGCAGGGCGACGTCACGATGATGAACCCTTCGGCGAGAACGATCTTCGAGCTGGACAGAGGTGACAGCCGACACCCTTATGCCTCCTACCAGAAGCTCTCCTTTCTCCTCAACGAGGTGAGAGCCCTGAAAAAGAGCGCCCTCTTTGATATCGTGATGATGAAGCCTGAAAACACCATCCTCTCAAACAACGTGACACTGCTGAAGACTCCCGAAGGCGCTGATGAGGGGGCCGTGATGGTGCTTCGCAACATCACGGAGAACAAGGACAAGGAGATAATGCGGTCTGAGTACCTTACGCTCCTCACCTACAAGACCTTTGCACCCCTGGAAAACCTCCTGCTGGAGATCGATACCTTTTCACAGGAGATTGTTGATGCCGAGCTGCCCCTCAGGAGGCTCTATGAGCTTGAGAAGAACGTCAAGGTCATCAAGAGCTTTGTCCAGAAGCTCCATTATTTCTCAGAGCTCGAAGCAGGGCCCCTGCGCCTTGAGAAGAGCAGGTACCGCCTGAACGACCTTATTGAGGAAGCCATATTCCTCTCGAAAGAGGAGTTCGAGGAGATGAAAATCGATGCCGTCGTCGCTGACTCCCAGGGTATGGTCCACGTGGACGGCAACAGGATAATTGAGGCCATAATGCTCATCATCTCCTTCATACACTCCGTCGTTCCCTCGGAGGACATTGCCGTTGAGCTTATCGAGGAAGACGATTTTTATGAGATTCTTATCAGAAACTCACTTCCCGATGATCTGCTGCCGAAGATATCCAATCTCTTTGCAAGCCACAAGCTCATAGAGGAGCTTTGCAGGCTCCATGTGGGCGGGGAAGGCATTCAGCTTCTTGAGTGCGCCTTCGTGAAGCACCTCCTCGATGCCCATGGCGGCACCATCCTTATTGAAAAGAGGGAAGAGAAGGATATCATGGTGATAAACCTGCCCCGCGATAAAGGAGAATAG
- a CDS encoding bifunctional UDP-sugar hydrolase/5'-nucleotidase yields the protein MERIQGFINVPRETPPHKKKESSPLPQEPSDAVTLSSGPSENKKQPVELNIIHVNDMHGNISPHVEKSVSAESPVGGLAHMGSVVKQVRDEHPGSLLLNAGDLLQGSFESEISGGKPVLEVINHLGFDAVELGNHDFAWGKSALFGLIGSLATPVLAANVIATDTGEPLVNPSIMKEVKGIKVGIIGVDTPKIAEYVRPEEIEGMTFPGPEEPVKSQIARLKSLGADLIVVVSHLGLKDDRELAKKIPGIDVIVGGHTHSVLPQGEKVGDTIIVQAGCNNEYVGSLALSYDPESRKITDYRSTLIPVIADKIPADSQIEKILKPYIEAGEKAGKEIVGATQGEMKYSFTEPTPLGQHMADAIREAAGTKLALTSAKMLRAGLPAGEVTRRELFNSYPNTEAVVSVKIKGKHLKEELESRYASDSRAIMIPSGFSFTVDRSRPDGSRITSITINGAPFEPEREYDVGVTDNQARYPTFKTAREVKTKGTLRDAWFRYVKKHSPLTTTLDGRITLTGSPSS from the coding sequence ATGGAACGGATTCAAGGCTTTATCAATGTGCCCCGCGAAACTCCTCCGCACAAGAAGAAGGAGTCCTCTCCTCTACCCCAGGAGCCATCCGATGCAGTGACTCTCTCATCAGGCCCGTCGGAGAATAAGAAACAGCCCGTGGAGCTCAATATTATCCATGTAAACGACATGCATGGCAACATAAGCCCCCACGTGGAAAAAAGCGTTTCCGCCGAGAGCCCTGTGGGGGGCCTTGCCCATATGGGGAGCGTGGTGAAGCAGGTAAGGGATGAGCACCCCGGGAGCCTCCTGCTCAATGCCGGCGATCTCCTCCAGGGATCTTTTGAGAGCGAGATCTCAGGCGGGAAACCCGTCCTTGAAGTGATCAACCATCTCGGATTTGATGCTGTAGAGCTGGGAAACCATGATTTCGCATGGGGAAAAAGCGCGCTTTTCGGTCTTATCGGCTCGCTTGCCACACCGGTGCTCGCAGCCAATGTCATAGCGACTGACACCGGTGAGCCCCTCGTCAATCCTTCGATAATGAAGGAGGTAAAGGGGATAAAAGTGGGAATAATCGGCGTGGACACGCCGAAAATTGCAGAGTACGTGAGGCCTGAGGAAATAGAAGGCATGACCTTCCCCGGCCCCGAGGAACCGGTAAAAAGCCAGATTGCCCGCCTTAAGAGCCTGGGCGCCGACCTTATCGTCGTGGTCTCCCACCTGGGCCTCAAGGATGACAGGGAACTGGCAAAAAAAATCCCCGGCATCGATGTCATCGTAGGGGGACACACCCACTCGGTACTCCCCCAGGGTGAAAAAGTAGGCGACACCATCATAGTGCAGGCGGGCTGCAACAATGAGTACGTAGGCTCCCTCGCCCTCTCCTATGACCCCGAGTCAAGAAAGATCACCGATTACAGGAGCACCCTCATTCCGGTCATTGCTGATAAGATCCCCGCCGACAGCCAGATCGAAAAAATACTGAAACCTTATATCGAGGCAGGCGAGAAGGCGGGCAAAGAGATAGTGGGAGCCACCCAGGGCGAAATGAAGTACTCCTTCACGGAGCCCACGCCCCTCGGGCAGCACATGGCCGACGCGATCAGGGAAGCCGCCGGCACAAAACTGGCCCTCACCAGCGCCAAGATGCTCCGTGCCGGGCTCCCTGCAGGGGAAGTCACAAGGCGTGAGCTATTTAATTCCTACCCCAACACCGAGGCCGTGGTCTCAGTGAAAATAAAGGGGAAGCACCTCAAGGAAGAGCTTGAGAGCCGCTATGCCAGTGACAGCAGGGCCATCATGATCCCCTCGGGCTTCTCTTTCACCGTTGACAGGAGCCGCCCGGACGGGAGCAGGATCACCTCCATCACCATTAACGGCGCGCCTTTTGAGCCGGAGAGGGAATACGACGTCGGGGTGACTGACAACCAGGCGCGCTACCCCACTTTCAAGACGGCCCGTGAGGTGAAGACAAAGGGGACCCTCAGGGATGCCTGGTTCAGGTATGTGAAGAAGCACTCGCCTCTCACCACCACGCTTGACGGGAGAATAACCCTCACCGGCTCGCCATCCTCATGA
- a CDS encoding ATP-binding protein encodes MDGEMTKLVELRLQCNPLNIRVVREHVHRLATELGYSSREIFHIELVVDEACVNAIEHGSSATCSMDFIIGFHRTEKNLIILVKDFGGRTFNPNYFERICKQKTWRKGGKGIHIIKELMDEVMYILNPGSFTTLCMVKRLPGFEDPNAPEPSSCEA; translated from the coding sequence ATGGACGGAGAAATGACAAAGCTCGTGGAGCTCCGGCTCCAGTGCAACCCCTTGAACATACGGGTAGTCAGAGAGCATGTGCACCGGCTGGCAACCGAGCTCGGCTATTCATCAAGAGAGATTTTCCACATTGAGCTTGTCGTTGATGAAGCCTGCGTGAATGCCATAGAGCATGGCTCGTCGGCGACGTGCTCCATGGACTTCATCATAGGGTTTCACAGGACCGAAAAGAACCTCATCATCCTGGTAAAAGATTTTGGCGGGAGAACCTTTAACCCCAACTACTTCGAGAGAATCTGCAAGCAGAAGACCTGGCGCAAGGGGGGAAAGGGTATTCACATCATCAAGGAGCTCATGGACGAGGTGATGTATATTCTGAACCCCGGATCCTTTACGACGCTCTGCATGGTGAAGAGGCTCCCGGGATTCGAAGACCCCAATGCCCCGGAGCCTTCAAGCTGCGAAGCTTGA